One Microbacter margulisiae genomic window carries:
- the mutY gene encoding A/G-specific adenine glycosylase — protein MNQNSDNSHFSNALINWYSNNKRDLPWRNTQDPYIIWISEIILQQTRVAQGVDYFLRFIQRFPDVKSLAEAREEDVLKYWQGLGYYSRARNLHAAAQKIMEIHGGKFPDTFEAILALPGIGDYTASAIASFSFQLPHAVLDGNVLRFLARYFGISSPVDNTKTRQEIKELADSLLDTTHPDNFNQAIMEFGALQCVPKNPNCSECPFENSCLSLANHSVNQIPRKKTKTPPRDRYFYYLCLISNESIFLQKRTQKDIWHNLYELPLVETDEIITISELEQNDFFKNLTNDTTYKLHAISSPIKHQLSHQTIHANFITYLVNSKETQNNIDHFLQVPIKEVNNYPVSRLTEKFFKKHFQEQYIEK, from the coding sequence ATGAATCAAAACTCTGACAACTCACATTTTTCAAACGCATTAATTAACTGGTATTCAAACAATAAAAGAGATCTTCCATGGAGAAATACCCAAGACCCTTATATAATTTGGATTTCTGAAATCATTTTACAACAAACACGCGTAGCTCAGGGCGTTGACTATTTTTTAAGATTTATACAACGATTTCCTGATGTCAAAAGCTTAGCTGAAGCCCGAGAAGAAGACGTATTGAAATATTGGCAAGGCCTCGGTTATTACAGCAGGGCACGTAACTTACATGCTGCAGCACAAAAAATCATGGAAATTCATGGAGGAAAATTTCCTGACACCTTTGAAGCAATTCTCGCTTTACCTGGTATTGGAGATTATACAGCATCTGCCATTGCATCTTTCTCATTCCAACTACCTCATGCAGTGCTTGATGGTAACGTTCTTCGCTTTCTAGCCCGTTATTTCGGCATTTCTTCTCCGGTAGATAACACGAAAACGCGTCAGGAAATCAAAGAATTAGCTGATTCCCTTCTTGACACAACGCATCCTGACAATTTTAATCAGGCTATTATGGAATTTGGGGCTCTACAATGTGTACCCAAAAACCCCAACTGCTCAGAGTGCCCATTCGAAAATTCGTGTCTTTCGTTGGCCAATCATTCGGTTAATCAAATTCCGAGAAAAAAAACAAAAACGCCACCTCGTGACCGATATTTTTATTATCTCTGCCTAATCAGTAATGAAAGTATTTTCTTGCAAAAACGTACTCAAAAAGATATTTGGCACAATTTATATGAGCTGCCATTAGTAGAAACAGATGAAATAATCACAATAAGTGAACTAGAACAAAATGATTTTTTTAAAAATCTTACTAATGATACAACATATAAATTACATGCTATTTCTTCGCCTATCAAACATCAACTCAGCCATCAAACAATTCATGCAAACTTTATAACTTACTTGGTAAACAGCAAAGAAACTCAAAACAACATCGATCATTTTCTCCAAGTTCCTATCAAAGAAGTCAATAATTATCCCGTTTCTCGATTAACAGAAAAGTTTTTTAAAAAACATTTTCAGGAGCAATATATAGAAAAATAA
- a CDS encoding single-stranded DNA-binding protein — translation MSVNKVILVGNVGKDPDVKYLDRNMAVANFTLATTERGYKTANGTEVPDRTEWHNIVMWNRLAETAEKYIKKGSQLYIEGKIRTRQWEDKDGNKRYTTEIYADTMQLLGKRSDTGGAPSESQPAYSSNTADMSTTASVPPVDSPEDDLPF, via the coding sequence ATGTCCGTAAATAAAGTTATTTTAGTAGGAAACGTTGGTAAAGATCCGGATGTGAAATATTTGGATCGTAATATGGCTGTTGCTAACTTCACATTAGCCACTACGGAACGTGGTTACAAAACAGCAAACGGAACTGAGGTTCCAGATCGTACAGAATGGCATAACATTGTTATGTGGAATCGCTTGGCAGAAACAGCCGAAAAGTATATCAAAAAAGGTAGTCAATTGTATATTGAAGGCAAAATCCGGACTCGTCAGTGGGAAGACAAAGACGGGAACAAACGGTATACCACTGAGATCTACGCTGATACAATGCAACTCTTGGGAAAGCGATCTGATACCGGAGGAGCACCATCAGAGTCTCAACCTGCTTATTCGTCAAATACGGCTGACATGTCAACTACGGCTTCAGTTCCGCCAGTTGATTCTCCGGAAGATGACCTACCATTTTAA
- a CDS encoding HU family DNA-binding protein, which translates to MTKAEIVNEIAKETGIDKVSILKTVESFMENVKVSLSKGDNVYLRGFGSFIVKQRAQKTARNISKNTTIVIPAHNIPAFKPAKTFFESVK; encoded by the coding sequence ATGACAAAAGCAGAAATTGTAAATGAAATTGCGAAAGAAACCGGGATTGATAAGGTTTCTATTCTGAAAACCGTGGAGTCATTCATGGAAAATGTAAAAGTATCGTTATCCAAAGGAGATAATGTTTACCTGAGAGGATTTGGTAGCTTTATTGTGAAGCAAAGAGCTCAAAAAACAGCTCGTAACATTTCGAAGAATACTACCATTGTTATACCGGCACACAATATTCCGGCATTTAAACCGGCAAAAACTTTTTTTGAATCAGTAAAATAA
- a CDS encoding outer membrane beta-barrel protein has product MKTKILLRVRYGCLALVLFMAGVGMVSAASLGVVKGKVIDQTKHPVEFATAALLNAKTNKLITGSISNDKGEFEIDKVPFGEYKLAISMIGYQKVETESFSLNSGNHMVIEKQIVLNESTQQLAEATITARRKFIEQKADKMVINPEASITTSSDNVFDILKQLPGVSVDNNDNISLKGRQGVIVMIDDKPTYLSADQLANFLKGMQGKDVDRIEIIQNPSARYDAEGNSGIINIKTKHNKAPGFNGSVFGGLSIANQLGENGGIDLNMHTGKFNFYGNYSFYEWRGWHTLDVARQYTTGVNQDGFQQVHSFSRYHGNSHNFKIGADYYINKNQVFSVMFRGSTGFNNSPGYTKDAFLNAHQQLDSTLNTTLAMDDRWQNYTYNANYKWDIDSTGQSLTIDADYAKYLYNSNNTQSSDYYNADGVALNRNFSMIGLQKSVINIFTSKVDYVYPVSKAITIESGLKTSFVSNDNRTDFNVDDPTGIIWNNGLQQHDRFIYNENINAAYISGKGQFGKTSAQLGFRVENTNAKGNSESLHEINWQHYTNLFPSLFVQQSFNQNNQLGFSYSYRIGRPSYDMLNPFLWILDPYTYQQGNPFLKPQFTHALGLNYTYKNRWITSLGYNYTRDLFTQVLQQNDQTNAVYQTDQNLSKEVDFNASETAQLDLTKWWHMNGTVIGMYERIVSNVAGATTFARWSYSGNLSNTFSLPKDWSMELNGQYQSTQLHGNFIILSEYQVNAGIQKHLLDNKATLKLTVNDIFNHNYSTAIVRYGSINMTALNHWSGRRVNVSFSYQFGKDNFKTRANRSTSSSEEEQRSAK; this is encoded by the coding sequence ATGAAAACAAAAATTTTACTCAGAGTGCGTTACGGATGTTTAGCGTTGGTGCTGTTTATGGCAGGCGTTGGTATGGTTTCTGCTGCATCGCTTGGCGTTGTAAAAGGGAAAGTTATAGATCAGACGAAACATCCGGTGGAGTTTGCTACGGCAGCTCTGCTAAATGCAAAAACCAATAAACTGATTACAGGCAGCATAAGCAATGATAAGGGAGAATTTGAAATAGACAAAGTTCCCTTTGGTGAATATAAACTGGCCATTAGTATGATCGGATATCAAAAAGTGGAAACCGAATCGTTTTCCCTGAATTCCGGCAACCATATGGTCATTGAAAAACAAATCGTGCTAAATGAATCCACACAACAACTGGCAGAGGCTACAATCACGGCACGGCGTAAGTTCATCGAACAGAAAGCTGACAAGATGGTGATTAATCCTGAAGCCTCCATTACCACCTCTTCCGACAATGTGTTTGATATTTTGAAACAATTACCCGGTGTATCGGTGGATAACAACGATAACATTAGTTTGAAAGGGAGACAGGGTGTTATTGTAATGATTGACGACAAGCCTACCTATCTTTCAGCTGACCAGTTAGCCAACTTTTTAAAAGGAATGCAGGGTAAAGATGTGGATCGCATTGAGATCATCCAAAATCCATCTGCCCGTTATGATGCTGAGGGCAATTCGGGTATTATTAATATCAAAACCAAGCATAACAAGGCTCCAGGTTTTAATGGAAGCGTGTTTGGAGGACTTTCTATTGCTAATCAATTGGGGGAAAATGGAGGTATTGACCTGAACATGCACACTGGAAAATTTAATTTCTACGGAAACTATTCATTCTATGAATGGCGCGGATGGCATACACTGGATGTAGCACGACAATATACTACAGGAGTTAATCAGGATGGTTTTCAACAGGTTCATTCTTTTTCCCGTTATCACGGTAACTCGCATAATTTCAAAATAGGAGCCGATTATTACATTAACAAGAATCAGGTGTTCAGTGTTATGTTTCGTGGTTCGACAGGATTCAATAATTCTCCCGGTTACACAAAGGATGCTTTTCTGAATGCACATCAACAGCTCGATTCGACACTGAATACCACTCTGGCAATGGATGACCGGTGGCAAAACTATACCTACAACGCTAACTACAAATGGGACATTGATTCCACAGGACAATCGCTGACCATTGATGCCGACTACGCAAAATATTTATACAACTCCAACAATACACAAAGCAGTGATTATTATAATGCTGACGGTGTAGCCCTGAATCGTAACTTCAGTATGATCGGTTTACAGAAGAGCGTGATCAACATCTTTACATCAAAAGTGGATTATGTCTATCCTGTCAGCAAAGCAATTACCATTGAATCGGGTTTGAAAACCAGTTTTGTTTCCAATGATAATCGGACGGATTTTAATGTGGACGATCCGACAGGAATCATCTGGAACAACGGATTGCAGCAACATGACCGTTTTATATACAACGAAAACATTAATGCGGCCTATATTAGCGGAAAAGGACAGTTTGGAAAGACTTCGGCGCAGCTCGGTTTCCGGGTTGAAAATACCAACGCAAAAGGAAACTCGGAATCACTGCATGAAATTAACTGGCAACACTACACCAACCTGTTTCCATCGTTGTTTGTACAGCAATCTTTTAACCAAAATAACCAACTGGGCTTTTCATACAGCTATCGTATCGGTCGCCCCAGTTATGATATGCTGAATCCATTCTTGTGGATTCTCGATCCTTATACTTATCAACAGGGAAATCCATTCCTGAAGCCTCAGTTTACCCATGCACTTGGACTGAATTATACCTACAAAAACAGGTGGATCACCTCCTTAGGCTATAATTACACACGCGATCTGTTTACTCAGGTATTACAACAGAATGACCAAACCAATGCTGTTTATCAAACCGATCAAAACCTGAGCAAAGAAGTCGATTTCAACGCTTCCGAGACAGCACAGCTTGATTTAACCAAATGGTGGCACATGAACGGAACGGTAATCGGAATGTATGAACGTATTGTTTCGAATGTAGCTGGGGCGACCACCTTTGCACGCTGGAGCTATAGCGGTAATTTGTCGAATACCTTTAGTTTGCCGAAAGACTGGAGCATGGAACTGAACGGACAATACCAATCGACACAGTTACACGGGAATTTTATTATCCTTTCCGAATATCAGGTTAATGCAGGCATTCAAAAGCATCTGTTGGACAATAAGGCTACGCTTAAATTGACCGTGAATGATATATTCAACCATAATTATAGTACAGCGATTGTGCGATATGGGAGTATCAACATGACAGCTCTCAATCACTGGAGTGGGCGTAGGGTAAATGTCTCATTTTCTTATCAATTTGGGAAAGATAATTTCAAAACAAGGGCTAATCGTTCCACTTCTTCAAGTGAAGAAGAACAGCGGAGCGCAAAATAA
- a CDS encoding 5-aminoimidazole-4-carboxamide ribonucleotide transformylase (Catalyzes the formylation of AICAR with 10-formyl-tetrahydrofolate to yield FAICAR and tetrahydrofolate) has protein sequence MKLKYGMNPYQDYAEVIDKSNALELKNGNPSVINVLDALNSWQLVKETSLTLQTEASTSFKHVTPSGVAISKALDEKEKQAYLIKQELSDLASSYARARGTDRLASFGDFIAVSHPVDKQTALLIKSEVSDGIVAPGYSKEALEILSAKKKGGYVVFQIDSSYEPEEIESREVFGITIKQKRNNLRVSDEMFSNVVTSNKELIPQILTDLKLGMITLKYTQSNSICVVNNGHVIGIGSGQQSRILCSNLALTKANVWYQKMLLDYSFLKEYSDLKRTDLDQIIEQKRQETFGNEILLNQLPGTCMLSDGFFPQKDNIELAHQYGIKYIATPMGSVRDKEIVETADKLGITLINTGVRLFHH, from the coding sequence ATGAAATTAAAATATGGAATGAATCCTTATCAGGATTACGCGGAAGTAATTGATAAGTCGAATGCATTGGAACTTAAAAATGGTAATCCGAGCGTTATTAATGTATTGGATGCATTAAACTCATGGCAATTGGTAAAAGAAACCAGTCTTACACTACAAACGGAAGCCAGTACCTCCTTTAAGCATGTTACTCCGTCGGGGGTCGCCATATCAAAGGCTTTGGATGAGAAGGAGAAGCAGGCCTACCTGATTAAACAGGAATTATCGGATTTAGCTTCCTCGTATGCCAGGGCAAGGGGAACAGACAGGCTCGCTTCTTTTGGCGATTTCATTGCTGTAAGTCATCCGGTGGATAAACAGACCGCATTGCTGATCAAATCGGAAGTCTCCGATGGAATTGTGGCTCCGGGTTATTCGAAAGAAGCTTTGGAAATTCTGAGCGCGAAGAAAAAAGGTGGTTATGTGGTTTTTCAGATTGACAGTAGTTACGAACCTGAAGAAATTGAGTCAAGGGAAGTGTTTGGTATCACCATTAAACAGAAGAGAAACAACCTCCGCGTGTCGGATGAGATGTTTTCAAACGTGGTGACATCAAACAAAGAACTGATACCGCAAATATTGACTGATTTGAAGCTGGGAATGATTACCCTCAAATATACCCAGTCAAATTCTATTTGCGTAGTGAACAACGGTCATGTCATCGGAATCGGCTCTGGACAACAATCACGGATTCTTTGTTCCAACCTGGCGTTGACTAAAGCGAATGTCTGGTACCAAAAAATGTTGTTGGATTATTCTTTCCTGAAGGAATACTCGGATCTGAAAAGAACGGATCTGGATCAGATTATCGAACAAAAAAGACAGGAAACTTTTGGCAATGAGATATTGTTGAATCAATTACCGGGCACTTGCATGCTGTCTGACGGTTTTTTCCCCCAGAAAGATAATATAGAACTGGCCCATCAGTATGGAATCAAATATATTGCCACTCCGATGGGCTCGGTCAGGGATAAAGAAATTGTGGAAACTGCCGATAAACTGGGGATAACCCTGATTAATACAGGCGTACGTTTGTTTCATCATTAA
- a CDS encoding Rne/Rng family ribonuclease produces the protein MNSELIVNVQQSEITIALLEDKNLVELNKEGRSLSFMVGDIYLGRVKKLMPGLNAAFVDVGYEKEAFLHYQDLGPQFLSQTEFLKQTLADRKRIPSMLKSKSFADIPKEGSISDVLKVGQEMWVQIAKEPISTKGPRLSAELSIAGRYLVLIPFSDKVSVSQKIKSSEERIRLKQLIQSIKPRRCGVIIRTVAEGKRVAELDNELKILVKRWDEAVGKTQKSKGVTPVLEEIGRTIGIIRDIFNPDFENIHINDESVYNEVRDYVELIAPEKKGIMKLYNGKLPIFDNFGVTKQIKALFGKTVTFKRGAYLIIEQTEAMHVIDVNSGNRSKANSNQEDNALEVNLAAAEEIVRQLRLRDLGGIIAIDFIDMIKSEHRQQLFDHVEKLMEKDRAKHHVLPLSKFGVMQITRQRVRPAMFVDTQETCPTCFGTGKIKASILFTDTLERKMDYMVSQLHTKHFLLKVHPYVEAYLRSGFPSLIWKWRWRYGLGFKIIPVQDYGLLQYAFIDQDGNEVDLREEIETRL, from the coding sequence GTGAATAGTGAATTAATAGTTAACGTTCAACAATCTGAGATAACCATAGCCCTTCTTGAAGATAAAAATTTAGTCGAACTGAATAAAGAAGGTCGCTCGTTATCTTTTATGGTTGGCGATATTTATCTTGGCCGTGTCAAGAAACTGATGCCCGGATTAAATGCCGCCTTTGTGGATGTTGGTTATGAAAAAGAAGCTTTTCTTCACTATCAAGATTTAGGACCTCAATTCCTTTCTCAAACTGAATTCCTCAAACAAACCCTGGCCGATCGCAAACGGATCCCTTCGATGCTCAAATCTAAATCGTTTGCAGATATTCCCAAAGAAGGTTCAATATCCGATGTATTAAAGGTAGGACAGGAAATGTGGGTTCAAATTGCAAAAGAACCTATTTCAACCAAAGGACCTCGATTGTCTGCAGAACTTTCAATTGCAGGTCGTTATTTGGTACTTATTCCTTTTTCCGACAAAGTGTCGGTTTCTCAAAAAATTAAATCCAGTGAGGAACGCATCCGTCTAAAGCAACTTATTCAAAGTATTAAGCCGCGACGTTGCGGTGTAATTATACGTACTGTTGCCGAAGGTAAGCGAGTTGCTGAACTGGATAATGAATTGAAGATTCTTGTAAAACGATGGGATGAGGCAGTTGGAAAAACTCAAAAATCAAAAGGCGTTACGCCAGTCCTTGAAGAAATCGGGCGCACAATAGGAATTATCCGGGATATTTTCAATCCTGATTTTGAAAATATTCATATCAACGATGAATCTGTATATAATGAAGTGCGTGATTATGTAGAGTTGATTGCTCCTGAAAAAAAAGGAATAATGAAGCTTTACAATGGCAAACTCCCTATTTTCGATAATTTTGGAGTAACCAAGCAGATAAAAGCCTTATTTGGCAAAACCGTCACTTTCAAGCGTGGTGCTTATTTAATTATTGAGCAAACAGAAGCTATGCATGTCATCGATGTGAATAGCGGTAATCGCTCAAAAGCCAATAGTAATCAGGAAGATAATGCTTTGGAAGTGAATCTGGCTGCTGCTGAGGAAATTGTACGTCAGCTTCGTCTACGTGATTTAGGAGGTATTATTGCTATTGATTTTATTGACATGATAAAAAGCGAGCATCGTCAACAACTTTTTGATCATGTTGAAAAATTGATGGAGAAGGACCGTGCTAAGCACCATGTTCTACCTCTGAGCAAATTCGGAGTTATGCAAATTACCCGGCAACGGGTACGCCCTGCTATGTTTGTAGATACACAAGAAACTTGCCCGACTTGTTTTGGTACAGGGAAAATAAAAGCATCCATTTTATTTACTGATACCTTGGAAAGAAAGATGGATTATATGGTAAGTCAACTACATACAAAACATTTTCTTTTAAAAGTCCATCCTTATGTAGAGGCGTACCTTCGTTCCGGATTTCCTTCGCTGATCTGGAAATGGAGATGGCGTTATGGCTTGGGATTTAAGATTATTCCGGTACAGGATTATGGGTTACTTCAATATGCTTTTATTGATCAAGATGGGAATGAAGTTGATCTTAGAGAAGAAATAGAAACTCGTTTATAA